The sequence CCTCCACTTTGGGCAATTTGTCGGGCAAGTATGAGGTAGATCCAAGCTGGTATTTTGGAGGGAGCTGAGCTGGGGAAGAGATAGGTGAGGATTCCAGAGGGTAGCTCATACCCATGGGCAGCGTGTTGTGCACCAAGGAGTGTGGCATGCCCGTGCTGGGCATGGTAGGGATGTGGGCACCATACATGCCCATGGGCAACATGCCAGGGAAGGCCTTGGTCCCCATTACGTCCCGAGAGGCCATGCACAGCACAGGGCTCAGCTCTTCCTTCACACTGACTGTGGAGCTGCAGCTGAGTAGGCCTAACATGTCCACGGGCTCTGTCTTGATCTTAAGCAGCTCCTGCGAGTGGCTCTTCTTGACATGACGCGTCAGGTGGTCCTTACGGCCAAACCGCTGGGCACAGTACTGGCACAGGAAGTCCTTACGGCCTGTGTGCACCACAAGGTGCCGCCGTACATCCTTACGAGTATAGAACCGCCGGTCGCAGTGGTCACAGGGGTGCTTCTTCTCCTTGGCACCGCCTGCTACCCGGCGTGAGTGGGCCTTCAGGTGCTCTAGCAGGGCCTGGGTACTCTCAAAGGTCTGCAGGCACACCTTGCAGCTGAGGTCACCGCTGCTGGCAGCATGCATGGCCAGGTGGCGCCGGTAGCCCAGCTTCGTATTGTAATTCTTACCGCACTCAGAGCAGTGGAGGGCCTCTTTGTTAGGGTCATGGGTCTGCAGATGGTTCCGCAGATGGTCCTTGCGGTGAAACATCTTATCACAGTACATACACTGGTGGGGTTTCTGGGCTGAGTGGGTGGCCATGTGCCTGGGGGTAGAGacggggagaggggagaaagcagaaaaagggGAGATCACAAGGGATGACTGGACAACCAAGGTGTCCATTAACAGGAAACTAGATACAAAAACTATGGTAAAGGCTTGCAATGCAATACCAAACCAATTATATTCTACAGATATCCTTGCTTATCTGCAAAATAATGTGTACCGATATTCTTTGCAGCATTCCTTgtagtagcaaaaaaaaaatcagaaacaatctGATCGTCCAATCTATCAATAGGGAACTGGTTACATAAATTATAAGTCCATAAAATGACTAACTTTTCAAAAATGAGGCTTTATGTGTACTTACAGGGAACATGCTCCTAAAAGACAGGAAGTAGAAAAAAAGGAGGCAGAATAGTGGATACAGAATAGGACTCTATgtgaaaaggggaaaaatatatgtacatttgcTTGTATATGCCtaaaatatttctggaaggaTATACAAGAAACTGATACCAGTGGCTGCCTAtgcaaaaaagaaccaaacaggtTATGGATGGGTGTCATGGAGAATTTTCATCATTAAGTTTTGataccttttgaattttgaattacGTGGATGTATTGCGTTTTTCAAacattacatttaaataattttaaatgatacaataaagagaaaatgaaatatatctaAACTtccagtctgggcacagtggtgcacgcctgtaatcacagcactatgggagggcgaggcaggaggatcgtttgagcccaggagttcgagaccagcctgaaccatagcaagaccttgtctctacaaaatctTAAACATTAGATGGGCATggcagcacgcacctgtagtcctagctactcaag comes from Macaca mulatta isolate MMU2019108-1 chromosome 10, T2T-MMU8v2.0, whole genome shotgun sequence and encodes:
- the PLAGL2 gene encoding zinc finger protein PLAGL2, whose translation is MTTFFTSVPPWIQDAKQEEEVGWKLVPRPRGREAESQVKCQCEISGTPFSNGEKLRPHTLPQPEQRPYSCPQLHCGKAFASKYKLYRHMATHSAQKPHQCMYCDKMFHRKDHLRNHLQTHDPNKEALHCSECGKNYNTKLGYRRHLAMHAASSGDLSCKVCLQTFESTQALLEHLKAHSRRVAGGAKEKKHPCDHCDRRFYTRKDVRRHLVVHTGRKDFLCQYCAQRFGRKDHLTRHVKKSHSQELLKIKTEPVDMLGLLSCSSTVSVKEELSPVLCMASRDVMGTKAFPGMLPMGMYGAHIPTMPSTGMPHSLVHNTLPMGMSYPLESSPISSPAQLPPKYQLGSTSYLPDKLPKVEVDSFLAELPGSLSLSSAEPQPASPQPAAAAALLDEALLAKSPANLSEALCAANVDFSHLLGFLPLNLPPCNPPGATGGLVMGYSQAEAQPLLTTLQAQPQDSPGAGGPLNFGPLHSLPPVFTSGLSSTTLPRFHQAFQ